TGTTTAGGTTATTTATATCTTTTATATCATCTTTATATTCAATGCATGGCCCCATTGAACTATAAGTATCTAAACTTTTTCTAGTATTACTGAGGATATGACTAAATGTCCTAAATGCGGTATTGAGCTTTCTTTTGAATAATGGCAAATACTTGCAAAGTTTGTTCTTCCAATCATTATAAAAAAATTGGAGAAATTAAAAATATTTGGAAAGAGTATAAAGACGTTTATCAATGTGATGAATGTTCTTTATACTTTATAGATTCTCCAACCGATGAAGAGATTAACTCATTATACAAAAATGAATATCATAATAATATAAAAAATAAATTATTTGAGATAGCTAAAAGCAAAATGCGTTATGCTAGAAGTTTATCTCAATTTAATTTTATAAAACAAACTATAGATTTGAAAAACAAAGATATATGCGAGATTG
The sequence above is a segment of the Brachyspira sp. SAP_772 genome. Coding sequences within it:
- a CDS encoding methyltransferase domain-containing protein, giving the protein MANTCKVCSSNHYKKIGEIKNIWKEYKDVYQCDECSLYFIDSPTDEEINSLYKNEYHNNIKNKLFEIAKSKMRYARSLSQFNFIKQTIDLKNKDICEIGAFDGLLLSLFKKNNNNVFGYELNDDARVYXKKKYDIDLKENFLESKSKYDIIILSHVIEHFREPKE